A window from Salarias fasciatus chromosome 11, fSalaFa1.1, whole genome shotgun sequence encodes these proteins:
- the sqlea gene encoding squalene monooxygenase, with protein sequence MWTFLGIASFTYLYKKSNSVLSAAHRELLMVAALFLAVGLLFSYIRYFHGQKLRVSQLLQFPLSLLSVLPFIKHLIPQTASQSSGEAENSCKERRRTRRRVQTESPASQSPSSEASEPDVVIVGAGVLGSAMATILARDGRRVTVVERDLKEPDRIVGELLQPGGFRALRDLGLEGSVEGLDAHLVHGYVIHDMESGTEVEVPYPQEQESIQCGRAFHHGRFITGLRRAALAEPNVTFVEGTVTSLQEEGGCVTGIQYKDKESGDVKEIHAALTVVADGCFSKFRKNLVSGKAHISSHFVGCLMKDCPQFKANHAELVLANPSPVLIYQISSTHTRVLVDIRGEMPRNLPEYMAEKIHPQLPEHLKEAFLEALQNDRLRSMPASFLPPSPVNKPGVLLLGDAYNMRHPLTGGGMSVALNDVRIWRDLLKSIPDLYDDSALLQAKKKFHWERKSSHSFVVNVLAQALYELFAATDNSLHELRKACFQYFKLGGECIAGPIGLLSVLTPKPLTLIGHFFAVALYAIYVNFRSESWITKPRAFFKSGAILYRACTVMFPLIYSELKYLVY encoded by the exons atgtggACTTTTTTAGGAATAGCCAGCTTCACATACCTTTATAAAAAATCCAACTCAGTGCTGTCTGCGGCTCACAGAGAGCTGCTGATGGTGGCTGCGTTGTTCCTGGCAGTCGGGCTGCTCTTCTCTTATATCAGGTATTTCCATGGCCAGAAGCTCCGAGTCTCTCAGCTGCTTCAATTTCCTCTGAGCCTCCTGTCAGTTTTACCTTTTATCAAACACTTAATCCCTCAAACCGCATCCCAGAGCAGCGGGGAAGCAGAGAACAGCTGTAAAGAG AGACGGAGAACAAGGAGAAGAGTCCAAACAGAGTCCCCCGCCTCACAGAGTCCCTCCTCTGAGGCCTCAGAGCCGGATGTAGTGATTGTAGGGGCCGGGGTCCTGGGCTCAGCCATGGCCACCATCCTGGCCCGGGACGGGAGGAGGGTGACGGTGGTGGAGAGGGACCTGAAGGAGCCTGACAGGATAGtgggagagctgctgcagccgggAGGGTTCAGAGCACTCCGAGACCTGGGACTGGAAG GTTCAGTGGAGGGCCTGGACGCCCATCTGGTGCACGGATACGTGATCCATGACATGGAGAGCGGCACGGAGGTGGAGGTCCCGTACCCCCAGGAGCAGGAGAGCATCCAGTGCGGACGTGCTTTCCATCACGGTCGATTCATCACGGGCCTGAGGAGAGCCGCCCTGGCCGAGCCGAA TGTTACCTTCGTAGAAGGCACGGTGAccagtctgcaggaggagggaggctgtgTCACTGGCATCCAGTACAAAGACAAAGAGTCCGGAGACGTGAAG GAGATCCACGCCGCGCTCACCGTGGTGGCCGACGGCTGCTTCTCCAAATTCAGGAAGAACCTGGTGTCCGGGAAGGCTCACATCTCCTCTCACTTTGTGGGATGCCTCATGAAG GACTGCCCCCAGTTCAAAGCCAACCACGCCGAGCTGGTGCTGGCCAACCCCAGCCCCGTGCTCATCTACCAgatctcctccacacacacccgCGTGCTGGTGGACATCAGGGGGGAGATGCCTCGCAATCTGCCCGAGTACATGGCCGAGAAAATCCACCCCCAGCTGCCAG aGCATTTGAAGGAAGCTTTCCTGGAGGCGCTGCAGAACGATCGGCTCAGGTCCATGCCGGCCagcttcctccccccctcccccgtcaaCAAGCCAG GCGTGCTCCTTCTGGGCGATGCCTACAACATGAGGCACCCTCTGACCGGCGGGGGGATGAGCGTGGCTCTGAACGACGTCCGCATCTGGAGGGACTTGCTGAAGAGCATCCCGGACCTGTACGACGACTCGGCCCTGCTGCAG GCAAAGAAAAAATTCCACTGGGAGCGCAAGTCATCACATTCTTTTGTGGTGAACGTGTTGGCCCAGGCCCTGTACGAGCTGTTCGCCGCCACCGACA ATTCCCTGCACGAGCTGAGGAAGGCGTGTTTCCAGTACTTTAAGCTGGGTGGCGAGTGTATCGCCGGGCCGATTGGACTTCTGTCCGT GCTGACCCCCAAACCTCTGACCCTGATCGGACACTTCTTCGCCGTGGCGCTTTACGCAATCTACGTCAACTTCAGGTCCGAGTCGTGGATCACGAAACCTCGAGCTTTCTTCAAGAGCGGCGCCATCCTGTACCGGGCCTGCACCGTCATGTTTCCTCTCATCTACTCCGAACTCAAGTACCTGGTGTACTGA
- the oxr1a gene encoding oxidation resistance protein 1a isoform X4, which produces MFSRRAKDQEKRLTPKYTCVVSLTEYHRRIDALNSEDLRSLCKRLQITTKEEVNSKHGTSIKAELEPETFKPNLREPSDLLEADQIEKLARNLPPRTIGYPWTLAFGTSKHGMSIKTLYRAMQGQDTPVLMVIKDSDGQVFGALASEPFKVSDGFYGTGETFLFTFNPEFQVYKWTGDNMFFIKGDMDSLAFGGGSGEFGLWLDGDLYHGRSHSCKTFGNPMLSKKEDFYVQDIEIWAFE; this is translated from the exons ATGTTTTCTAGGAGGGCGAAGGACCAAGAGAAACGGCTGACCCCGAAGTACACCTGT GTAGTGTCTCTGACGGAGTACCACCGTCGGATTGATGCACTTAACAGCGAAGATCTGCGTTCACTCTGCAAACGACTCCAG ATCACCACCAAGGAAGAGGTGAACTCTAAGCATGGCACGTCCATCAAAGCCGAGCTGGAGCCGGAAACATTCAAACCCAACCTCAGAGAACCCAGCGATCTCCTGGAGGCTGACCAGATAGAGAAG CTTGCCAGGAATCTCCCTCCGCGGACCATTGGGTACCCATGGACACTGGCCTTTGGCACATCAAAGCATGGCATGAGCATTAAGACGCTGTACAGAGCCATGCAGGGCCAGGACACTCCGGTGCTCATGGTGATTAAGGACAGCGACGGCCAG GTGTTCGGTGCGTTGGCGTCTGAGCCGTTCAAGGTCAGCGACGGCTTCTACGGGACGGGAGAGACCTTCCTCTTCACCTTCAACCCTGAGTTTCAG GTGTACAAGTGGACCGGTGACAACATGTTCTTCATCAAAGGGGACATGGACTCCTTAGCGTTTGGTGGAGGAAg TGGCGAGTTCGGCCTGTGGCTGGACGGAGACCTCTACCACGGCAGGAGTCACTCCTGTAAAACATTCGGGAACCCCATGCTCTCCAAGAAGGAGGATTTCTATGTGCAGGACATAGAGATCTGGGCTTTTGAATAA